Proteins encoded in a region of the Planctomycetota bacterium genome:
- a CDS encoding DUF1972 domain-containing protein produces MRKRVAVIGSVGVPARYGGFETLAQNLATELGSRADLTVYCEARRYPDRPARYRGARLVYLPLRANGIQSVLYDAVSMLHAMWTHDVLLLLGVSGALLLPVVRLLSRARVVVNIDGREWARRKWGVVARAFLWLSERVAVALADHIVADNAAIRADVRARYGRKAALIEYGADHARRVAPTPQDVETYPFLGGPYACTVCRVEPENNLHVILEAFRERADLPLVAVGNWNDTEYGRTLRRRYGAFPHLRLLDPMYDRRVDLLRSSCAVYVHGHSAGGTNPSLVEAMFLGRPVIAFDVIYNRETTEHRALYFRDAKELRELLAPERRGTWPSLGELLRRIAERRYTWGRVAARYLGLLDGEAPSKRAAPRPSPVTEVRPAGMGGRI; encoded by the coding sequence ATGCGTAAGCGCGTGGCGGTGATCGGCTCGGTCGGGGTTCCCGCGCGGTACGGCGGCTTTGAGACCCTGGCGCAGAACCTGGCGACCGAGCTGGGATCGCGGGCGGACCTCACGGTGTATTGCGAGGCGCGGCGGTATCCGGACCGGCCGGCCCGCTATCGCGGGGCGCGCCTGGTGTACCTGCCCCTGCGGGCCAACGGGATTCAAAGCGTGCTCTACGACGCGGTCTCGATGCTTCACGCCATGTGGACGCACGACGTGCTTTTGCTGCTGGGCGTCTCGGGGGCGCTGCTGCTGCCCGTCGTGCGGCTTCTGAGCCGCGCCCGCGTGGTCGTCAACATCGACGGTCGCGAGTGGGCGCGGCGGAAGTGGGGCGTGGTGGCGCGTGCCTTTCTGTGGCTGTCGGAGCGCGTGGCGGTGGCCCTGGCGGACCATATTGTGGCCGACAACGCCGCGATCCGGGCGGATGTCCGGGCGCGCTACGGGCGCAAGGCGGCGCTCATCGAATATGGCGCGGACCACGCCCGGCGGGTCGCTCCCACACCGCAGGACGTCGAGACCTATCCTTTCCTGGGCGGGCCGTACGCCTGCACGGTGTGCCGCGTGGAGCCGGAGAACAACCTTCACGTGATCCTGGAGGCCTTCCGGGAGCGCGCGGACCTCCCTCTGGTCGCCGTGGGAAATTGGAACGACACGGAATACGGCCGGACGCTGCGGCGGCGGTACGGCGCGTTTCCGCACCTTCGTCTGCTCGACCCGATGTACGACCGCCGGGTCGATCTGCTGAGGTCCTCCTGTGCGGTGTACGTCCACGGGCATTCGGCGGGAGGTACCAACCCCTCGCTCGTCGAGGCCATGTTCCTGGGCCGGCCCGTGATCGCGTTCGACGTGATCTACAACCGCGAGACGACGGAACATCGGGCGCTTTATTTCCGCGACGCCAAAGAACTTCGCGAGCTTCTGGCTCCCGAGCGCAGAGGGACATGGCCCTCCCTGGGCGAGCTGCTCCGGCGGATCGCCGAGCGCCGGTACACGTGGGGTCGCGTGGCGGCCCGCTACCTGGGCCTCCTGGACGGCGAGGCTCCCTCGAAGCGGGCCGCGCCGCGGCCGTCGCCGGTCACGGAGGTGCGCCCGGCGGGGATGGGGGGGCGGATATGA
- a CDS encoding glycosyltransferase family 4 protein, producing the protein MRKVVCVHLLNDFSGSARVLAGVVRELSRRGVPVEVLTNRGGRGFLSDAGVPVRTFPYRRGGGLWTTLTAYLLSQAALFAALWRYRREDVTVCVNTLLPFGAAMAARLLGKRVVYYVHETSLRPRLLKRGLRFVAARTASAAVFVSRYLLEEERLPGVPCVLVPNCLPEELEAAARRPGGERPAGEPLNVLMVASPRDYKGVPEFLALAERLAGEPRVRFELVLNGTREEIEAYLRRRPRPANLRVHEGTADVAPFYARAGLVLNLSRPDEWVETFGLTILEAMAFGVPVIVPPVGGPRELVDDGVEGYRIEGRRLDELARVILELAGDPARRRRMSSACRRKAAQFGRSAWADRVVEVLHA; encoded by the coding sequence ATGCGCAAGGTGGTCTGCGTGCATCTCCTGAACGATTTCAGCGGCAGCGCGCGCGTTCTGGCCGGCGTCGTGCGCGAGCTGAGCCGCCGCGGCGTCCCGGTGGAGGTCCTGACGAACCGGGGCGGGCGGGGGTTCCTGAGCGACGCGGGCGTTCCCGTGCGGACGTTTCCCTATCGCCGGGGCGGCGGCCTCTGGACGACGCTGACGGCCTATCTCCTGAGCCAGGCGGCGCTCTTCGCGGCGCTTTGGCGTTACCGGCGGGAGGACGTAACCGTCTGCGTGAACACGCTTCTGCCGTTCGGGGCGGCGATGGCGGCCCGGCTCCTCGGCAAGCGCGTGGTCTACTATGTGCACGAGACCTCGCTGCGGCCCCGCCTTCTCAAGAGGGGGCTCCGTTTCGTGGCGGCCCGCACGGCTTCCGCGGCCGTCTTCGTGTCCCGCTACCTGCTGGAGGAGGAGCGGCTGCCGGGCGTCCCCTGCGTTCTGGTTCCGAATTGCCTTCCGGAGGAGCTCGAGGCGGCGGCGCGGCGCCCCGGGGGCGAGCGCCCCGCGGGCGAGCCCCTCAACGTCCTCATGGTCGCTTCCCCGCGGGACTACAAGGGTGTCCCCGAATTCCTGGCCCTGGCGGAGCGGCTGGCGGGAGAGCCGCGGGTCCGGTTCGAGCTGGTTCTCAACGGGACCCGTGAGGAGATCGAAGCCTACCTCCGGCGTCGCCCGCGGCCGGCCAACCTGCGCGTGCACGAGGGCACCGCGGACGTGGCGCCCTTCTATGCGCGCGCGGGACTCGTGCTGAATCTCTCCCGTCCGGACGAATGGGTCGAGACGTTCGGACTGACGATCCTCGAGGCGATGGCCTTCGGCGTTCCGGTCATCGTGCCTCCGGTCGGCGGGCCGCGGGAGCTCGTGGACGACGGGGTCGAGGGCTATCGGATCGAGGGACGGCGCCTGGACGAGCTGGCGCGCGTGATTCTGGAACTGGCCGGCGACCCGGCGCGGCGCCGCCGGATGTCGTCCGCCTGCCGCCGCAAGGCGGCGCAGTTCGGACGGTCCGCGTGGGCGGACCGCGTCGTGGAGGTGCTGCATGCGTAA